In Pectobacterium aroidearum, the following are encoded in one genomic region:
- a CDS encoding IscS subfamily cysteine desulfurase has product MKLPIYLDYSATTPVDPRVAEKMMQFLTLDGTFGNPASRSHRFGWQAEEAVDIARNQIAELVGADPREIVFTSGATEADNLAIKGVANFYQKKGKHIITSKTEHKAVLDTCRQLEREGFEVTYLAPQRNGIIDLAELEAAMREDTILVSIMHVNNEIGVVQDIETIGEMCRSRGIVFHVDATQSVGKLPIDLNQLKVDLMSFSGHKIYGPKGIGALYVRRKPRIRLEAQMHGGGHERGMRSGTLPVHQIVGMGEAYRIAKEEMTAEMERLRTLRDRLWNGINDIEEVYLNGDIEQGAPNILNVSFNYVEGESLIMALKDLAVSSGSACTSASLEPSYVLRALGMNDELAHSSIRFSLGRFTTEEEIDYSIELVRKSIGRLRDLSPLWEMFKQGVDISSIEWAHH; this is encoded by the coding sequence ATGAAGTTACCTATCTATCTCGACTACTCAGCCACCACGCCGGTTGACCCGCGCGTCGCTGAGAAAATGATGCAGTTTTTGACTTTGGACGGTACGTTCGGTAACCCGGCTTCCCGTTCCCACCGTTTTGGCTGGCAGGCGGAAGAGGCGGTAGATATCGCCCGTAACCAAATCGCTGAGCTGGTTGGCGCTGACCCACGTGAGATTGTCTTCACGTCAGGCGCGACCGAAGCCGATAACCTCGCGATTAAAGGCGTTGCCAACTTCTATCAGAAGAAGGGCAAACACATCATCACCAGCAAGACCGAGCACAAAGCTGTGCTGGATACCTGTCGTCAGCTTGAGCGCGAAGGTTTCGAGGTCACCTATCTGGCTCCGCAGCGTAACGGTATTATCGATCTGGCTGAACTCGAAGCCGCAATGCGTGAGGACACCATTCTGGTTTCCATCATGCATGTTAACAATGAAATCGGTGTTGTGCAGGATATCGAAACGATCGGCGAGATGTGCCGCAGTCGCGGTATCGTGTTCCACGTCGACGCCACGCAGAGCGTAGGCAAGCTGCCTATCGATCTCAACCAGTTAAAAGTGGATCTGATGTCTTTCTCCGGCCATAAAATTTATGGGCCGAAAGGGATCGGAGCACTGTATGTTCGTCGTAAACCCCGTATTCGTCTTGAAGCACAGATGCACGGCGGCGGCCATGAACGTGGTATGCGTTCTGGCACCTTGCCTGTGCACCAGATTGTCGGCATGGGTGAAGCCTACCGCATCGCGAAAGAAGAGATGACCGCAGAAATGGAGCGCCTGCGCACGCTGCGCGATCGTCTGTGGAACGGTATTAATGATATTGAAGAAGTCTACCTGAATGGTGACATTGAGCAGGGCGCGCCTAACATCCTGAACGTCAGCTTTAACTACGTTGAAGGTGAATCACTGATTATGGCGCTCAAGGATCTGGCGGTATCGTCCGGTTCTGCCTGTACGTCGGCCAGTCTGGAGCCCTCCTACGTGTTACGTGCGCTGGGCATGAATGATGAGTTGGCGCATAGCTCGATCCGTTTCTCGCTGGGGCGTTTTACCACCGAAGAAGAGATCGACTACAGCATCGAGCTGGTGCGTAAATCCATCGGTCGTCTGCGCGATCTTTCTCCGCTGTGGGAAATGTTCAAGCAGGGCGTTGATATCAGCAGCATCGAGTGGGCGCATCATTAA
- the iscU gene encoding Fe-S cluster assembly scaffold IscU, translating to MAYSEKVIDHYENPRNVGSFDNADPSIGSGMVGAPACGDVMKLQIKVNNEGIIEDARFKTYGCGSAIASSSLVTEWVKGKSLNEAEAIKNTQIAEELELPPVKIHCSILAEDAIKAAIADYKSKRDAQ from the coding sequence ATGGCTTACAGCGAAAAAGTAATTGATCACTATGAAAACCCACGCAACGTGGGTTCATTTGACAACGCCGATCCTTCTATCGGCAGCGGCATGGTCGGCGCGCCAGCGTGCGGCGATGTGATGAAGTTGCAGATAAAAGTCAACAATGAGGGTATCATCGAAGATGCCCGCTTCAAGACGTACGGTTGTGGTTCTGCCATTGCTTCCAGCTCGCTGGTCACAGAGTGGGTAAAAGGCAAATCGCTGAATGAAGCTGAAGCGATTAAGAACACGCAGATTGCCGAAGAACTTGAGCTACCGCCAGTGAAGATTCACTGCTCCATTCTGGCGGAAGACGCTATCAAGGCAGCGATTGCGGATTACAAAAGTAAACGCGACGCGCAGTAA
- the iscA gene encoding iron-sulfur cluster assembly protein IscA, giving the protein MSISLSESAAQRVSAFIANRGKGLGLRLGVRTSGCSGMAYVLEFVDDLNDGDTVFEDKGVKVIVDGKSLVYLDGTELDFVKEGLNEGFKFNNPNSSGECGCGESFNV; this is encoded by the coding sequence ATGTCGATTTCTCTGAGCGAAAGTGCGGCACAACGCGTGAGCGCTTTCATCGCCAACCGGGGCAAGGGCCTTGGCCTGCGTCTTGGCGTACGGACATCCGGTTGTTCCGGTATGGCGTATGTGCTGGAATTTGTTGATGATTTGAACGACGGTGATACGGTCTTTGAAGACAAAGGCGTCAAAGTCATCGTGGACGGCAAAAGCCTGGTCTATCTTGATGGAACCGAGTTGGATTTCGTCAAAGAAGGGCTGAACGAAGGTTTTAAGTTCAATAATCCGAACAGTTCCGGCGAATGCGGTTGCGGCGAAAGTTTCAACGTCTGA
- the hscB gene encoding co-chaperone HscB, producing the protein MDYFTLFGLPIRYDVDGGLLASRFQALQRQFHPDRYAASPERERMLAVQQAATINNAYQALKHPLKRAEYMLSLHGFDVNNEQHTMKDTAFLMEQLELREELDAISQRSDADVALSAFAGRLQAMIVKRRSHIRDELDNETWTDAADTVRKLRFLDKLQQQVEELEEQLLDR; encoded by the coding sequence ATGGATTACTTTACGTTATTCGGGCTGCCGATTCGCTATGATGTGGATGGCGGCCTACTTGCATCCCGTTTTCAGGCGTTGCAGCGGCAGTTCCATCCCGATCGTTATGCTGCCAGCCCAGAGCGCGAGCGTATGCTGGCAGTGCAGCAGGCGGCGACGATCAACAATGCCTATCAGGCGCTCAAGCATCCGTTGAAACGCGCGGAGTACATGTTGTCGCTGCACGGCTTTGATGTGAACAACGAACAGCATACGATGAAGGACACAGCATTCCTGATGGAACAGCTGGAACTGCGCGAAGAGTTGGACGCGATCTCACAGCGATCTGATGCGGATGTGGCGTTGAGCGCGTTTGCCGGACGGTTGCAGGCCATGATCGTCAAACGCCGTTCGCACATACGTGATGAACTCGATAATGAGACGTGGACAGACGCCGCAGATACCGTGCGCAAGCTACGCTTTTTAGACAAGCTCCAGCAACAGGTTGAAGAACTCGAAGAACAATTGCTGGACAGATAA
- the hscA gene encoding Fe-S protein assembly chaperone HscA, producing the protein MALLQISEPGLSAAPHQRRLAVGIDLGTTHSLVATVRSGEAQTLADSDGRDLLPSVVHYRRDGHSVGWQARDNAARDPENTVSSVKRLMGRSLDDIQQRYPHLQYRFHASDNGLPLIQTPAGNLNPVQVSADILSALAARAEAALGGVPDGVVITVPAYFDDAQRQGTKDAARLAGLHVLRLLNEPTAAAIAYGLDSGKEGVIAIYDLGGGTFDISILRLSRGVFEVLATGGDSALGGDDFDHLLAEWLREQAGIHDRDDRQLDHALRAAAVKAKIALSSAESASVSVAGWQGDITREQFDSLIAPLVKRTLLSCRRTLKDAGLTPEEVLEVVMVGGSTRVPLVREQVGTFFGRTPLTSIDPDKVVAMGAAIQADILVGNKPDSDMLLLDVIPLSLGLETMGGLVEKIIPRNTTIPVARAQEFTTFKDGQSGMMIHVLQGEREMVADCRSLARFSLRGLPPLPAGGAHIRVTFQVDADGLLSVTAMEKSTGVEASIQVKPSYGLSDTEIATMITDSMLNAKEDVGARRLAEQKVEAARVLESLQSALVADAELLSNDEKGVIVAASEHLYTMMQGSDPVAIEAAIKTVDQQTQEFAARRMDASIRRALAGHSVDEV; encoded by the coding sequence ATGGCCTTATTACAAATTAGTGAGCCTGGTCTGAGTGCCGCACCGCACCAGCGCCGTTTGGCTGTCGGTATTGATTTAGGCACCACCCATTCTCTTGTTGCTACGGTGCGCAGCGGTGAAGCCCAAACGCTGGCGGATAGCGACGGACGTGACCTGTTGCCATCGGTTGTCCACTACCGTCGCGATGGCCACAGCGTTGGCTGGCAGGCGCGCGACAATGCTGCTCGCGATCCGGAAAATACCGTCAGTTCAGTCAAACGCCTGATGGGGCGCTCTCTGGATGATATTCAACAGCGCTACCCGCATTTACAGTATCGTTTTCATGCCAGCGATAACGGCCTGCCGCTGATTCAGACACCTGCTGGTAACCTCAATCCTGTACAAGTCTCGGCAGATATTCTGTCCGCACTGGCTGCGCGCGCGGAAGCGGCGTTAGGCGGTGTGCCTGATGGCGTGGTGATTACCGTTCCTGCGTATTTCGATGACGCACAGCGTCAGGGCACCAAAGACGCGGCACGTCTTGCCGGGCTGCACGTCTTGCGTCTGCTCAATGAACCGACCGCCGCCGCGATTGCCTACGGGTTGGATTCCGGTAAAGAGGGCGTGATCGCCATTTACGATCTGGGTGGTGGCACCTTTGATATTTCCATTCTGCGTCTGAGCCGCGGCGTTTTTGAAGTGCTGGCGACAGGCGGTGATTCTGCACTGGGTGGTGATGATTTCGATCATCTGCTGGCGGAGTGGTTGCGTGAACAGGCGGGGATTCACGATCGTGACGATCGCCAGTTGGATCATGCACTTCGCGCTGCGGCGGTGAAAGCCAAAATTGCGCTCAGCAGCGCCGAGTCAGCGAGCGTGAGTGTTGCTGGCTGGCAGGGTGATATTACCCGTGAGCAGTTTGATTCGCTGATCGCTCCACTGGTGAAACGCACGCTGTTGTCCTGCCGTCGTACGCTGAAAGACGCAGGACTGACGCCGGAAGAGGTGCTGGAAGTGGTGATGGTGGGCGGATCGACGCGTGTTCCGCTGGTGCGCGAACAGGTGGGAACGTTTTTTGGCCGCACGCCGCTGACGTCGATCGATCCAGATAAGGTCGTGGCGATGGGTGCGGCGATCCAGGCGGATATTCTGGTGGGCAACAAGCCAGACAGCGACATGCTACTGCTTGATGTCATCCCCTTGTCCTTGGGGCTGGAGACGATGGGCGGATTGGTGGAAAAAATCATTCCGCGCAATACCACGATCCCGGTTGCCCGCGCACAGGAATTCACCACCTTCAAAGACGGCCAGAGCGGCATGATGATCCACGTCTTGCAGGGCGAGCGCGAAATGGTGGCGGATTGCCGTTCGCTGGCTCGCTTCTCGCTGCGCGGCTTACCGCCGTTGCCTGCCGGTGGAGCTCACATTCGTGTGACCTTTCAGGTTGACGCGGATGGTCTGCTGAGCGTGACGGCGATGGAGAAATCGACGGGCGTTGAAGCATCCATTCAGGTGAAGCCGTCATACGGCTTGAGCGATACGGAAATTGCCACCATGATCACCGACTCGATGCTGAATGCGAAGGAAGATGTCGGCGCGCGTCGTCTGGCAGAGCAAAAAGTAGAGGCGGCACGCGTGCTGGAAAGTTTGCAAAGCGCGTTGGTGGCTGACGCCGAGTTATTGAGCAATGACGAAAAAGGCGTCATTGTCGCGGCATCCGAACACCTGTACACGATGATGCAGGGAAGCGATCCCGTGGCGATTGAGGCCGCGATTAAAACAGTCGATCAACAAACCCAGGAATTCGCCGCTCGCCGTATGGATGCCTCTA